In Gigantopelta aegis isolate Gae_Host chromosome 6, Gae_host_genome, whole genome shotgun sequence, the following are encoded in one genomic region:
- the LOC121376121 gene encoding SOSS complex subunit C-like: protein MSMAFQATSSGQEIKNRKLLEQLEEQKKRLRLQSHGGAAAAGSSAGSTANTPSVPTPPVSQLPPAPVQPPPASILFTDQQHMTPQQRAALQHAHANSVGYYITQDSSFGNLILPVLPRFDKTATE from the exons ATGTCTATGGCATTTCAAGCAACAAGTTCTGGCCAAG AGATAAAGAACCGCAAGCTTCTTGAACAGCTGGAGGAGCAGAAGAAGCGACTTCGTCTCCAGTCTCACGGTGGAGCGGCCGCAGCCGGCTCAAGCGCAGGGAGCACGGCCAACACTCCAAGTGTTCCCACCCCACCCGTCAG CCAGCTTCCTCCAGCACCAGTACAGCCCCCTCCAGCATCAATT tTATTCACTGATCAGCAGCATATGACTCCCCAGCAGAGGGCAGCACTTCAG CACGCACACGCCAACTCAGTGGGATATTACATCACTCAAGACTCTTCGTTTGGAAATCTCATTCTTCCTGTGTTGCCCAGATTCGACAAGACTGCTACTGAATGA